In Piliocolobus tephrosceles isolate RC106 chromosome 6, ASM277652v3, whole genome shotgun sequence, the following are encoded in one genomic region:
- the SNRPA1 gene encoding U2 small nuclear ribonucleoprotein A' produces MVKLTAELIEQAAQYTNAVRDRELDLRGYKIPVIENLGATLDQFDAIDFSDNEIRKLDGFPLLRRLKTLLVNNNRICRIGEGLDQALPCLTELILTNNSLVELGDLDPLASLKSLTYLSILRNPVTNKKHYRLYVIYKVPQVRVLDFQKVKLKERQEAEKMFKGKRGAQLAKDIARRSKTFNPGAGLPTDKKKGGPSPGDVEAIKNAIANASTLAEVERLKGLLQSGQIPGRERRSGPTDDGEEEMEEDTVTNGS; encoded by the exons ATGGTCAAGCTGACGGCGGAGCTGATCGAGCAGGCGGCGCAGTACACCAACGCGGTGCGCGACCGGGAGCTGGACCTCCGAG GGTATAAAATTCCCGTCATTGAAAATCTAGGTGCCACATTAGACCAGTTTGATGCTATTGATTTTTCTGACAATGAGATCAGGAAACTGGATGGTTTTCCTTTGTTGAGAAGACTGAAAACATTGTTAGTGAACAACAACAGAATATG ccgtATAGGTGAGGGACTTGATCAGGCTCTGCCCTGTCTGACAGAACTCATTCTCACCAATAATAGTCTCGTGGAACTG GGTGATCTGGACCCTCTGGCATCTCTCAAATCGCTGACTTACCTAAG TATTCTAAGAAATCCGGTAACCAATAAGAAGCATTACAGATTGTATGTGATTTATAAAGTTCCACAAGTCAGAGTACTGGATTTCCAGAAAGTGAAACTAAAA GAGCGtcaggaagcagagaaaatgtTCAAGGGCAAACGGGGTGCACAGCTTGCAAAGGATATTGCCAGGAGAAGCAAAAC TTTTAATCCAGGTGCTGGTTTGCCAACTGACAAAAAGAAAGGTGGGCCATCTCCAGGGGATGTAGAAGCAATCAAG AATGCTATAGCAAATGCTTCAACTCTAGCTGAAGTGGAGAGGCTGAAGGGGTTGCTGCAGTCTGGTCAGATCCCTGGCAGAGAACGCAGATCGG GGCCCACTGATGATGGTGAAGAAGAGATGGAAGAAGACACAGTCACAAACGGGTCCTGA